The following are encoded together in the Lathyrus oleraceus cultivar Zhongwan6 chromosome 3, CAAS_Psat_ZW6_1.0, whole genome shotgun sequence genome:
- the LOC127130657 gene encoding zinc finger protein GIS → MFERISIGNTKDKKLKRKMIVESEASLRKESKNVITFFEVDFEKGKMVEVAESKVNKEPKVITPSFQSKDLFTLILRRNTKLTSNLLQKDEHSSSSQNTIAELLPKQEVKEFSCLFCNKKFSNSQALGGHQNAHKRELDFKKIEQKRKEEEMNFTINHRSSFSHPFPYSDPIHYQGYPYFRDNLQHSVDTQMNNVMPSLLDSPSGGYGGMYMPNTHFSPPPFFMEVPKPPLTPPYIGMTSFLNRNQTLALSIPQRPNTIELILSSQVNQTPPSGENAKRNSDAKFISHYLPMKTRDFIGGIQFLAEANVSSSLTTKSSSEELDLDLKL, encoded by the coding sequence ATGTTCGAAAGAATTTCTATCGGAAATACTAAAGACAAAAAGTTAAAGCGTAAAATGATTGTAGAATCAGAGGCATCACTAAGGAAAGAATCAAAGAATGTAATAAcattttttgaagttgattttGAGAAGGGCAAAATGGTAGAAGTGGCGGAGTCAAAAGTGAATAAAGAACCAAAGGTAATAACACCATCCTTTCAATCTAAAGATTTATTTACTCTAATACTTAGGAGAAACACTAAGCTAACTTCCAATCTCTTACAGAAAGATGAACATTCAAGTTCATCGCAAAATACTATTGCTGAACTTTTACCTAAACAAGAAGTGAAAGAATTTTCTTGTCTGTTTTGtaataagaaattttcaaattCACAGGCTCTTGGGGGACACCAGAATGCTCATAAGCGTGAACTTGATTTCAAAAAAATTGAGCAGAAAAGAAAAGAGGAAGAAATGAATTTCACCATAAATCATAGATCTAGTTTTTCACACCCTTTTCCTTATTCGGACCCTATTCACTATCAAGGATATCCTTATTTTCGCGACAACTTGCAACACTCAGTTGACACTCAAATGAACAATGTCATGCCTTCTTTACTTGATTCTCCGTCCGGTGGTTATGGAGGGATGTATATGCCAAATACACATTTCTCGCCACCTCCATTTTTTATGGAAGTTCCAAAGCCACCACTCACACCACCATACATTGGGATGACTAGTTTTTTGAATAGAAATCAAACGCTTGCATTGTCAATTCCTCAAAGGCCAAACACTATAGAATTGATACTTTCTAGTCAAGTTAACCAAACTCCTCCATCTGGTGAGAATGCAAAAAGAAACTCAGATGCTAAATTTATTTCTCATTATCTTCCAATGAAAACTCGGGATTTTATTGGAGGAATTCAATTTCTAGCAGAGGCCAATGTATCTTCATCATTAACAACTAAATCATCATCGGAGGAACTCGACTTGGATCTCAAACTTTAA